A window of Polypterus senegalus isolate Bchr_013 chromosome 14, ASM1683550v1, whole genome shotgun sequence contains these coding sequences:
- the mc3r gene encoding melanocortin receptor 3 produces the protein MNVTQLKGSFPLKTSNSTEDYNESSLISNRSVSEFCEQVLIKAEIFLILGIISLLENILVILAIIKNKNLHSPMYFFLCSLAAADMLVSVSNSLETIVIAILNNGYLIVHDRFIQLMDNIFDSMICISLVASICNLLVIAIDRYITIFYALRYHSIMSVKKALTLICLIWVVCIFCGIIFIVYSESKTVIVCLITMFFAMLVLMASLYVHMFMLARLHIKRIAALPVEGVMQQRTCMKGAITITILLGVFICCWAPFFLHLILIITCPKNPYCVCYMSHFTTYLVLIMCNSVIDPIIYAFRSLEMRKTFKEIICCYGLSFSVRCQDLDLTSAG, from the coding sequence ATGAATGTGACACAGCTAAAAGGGAGTTTTCCATTGAAGACCTCTAACAGCACTGAAGACTACAATGAGTCGAGCTTAATAAGTAACAGAAGTGTTTCAGAGTTCTGTGAACAGGTCCTCATTAAGGCTGAAATCTTTCTAATTCTTGGTATCATCAGCCTGCTGGAAAACATCCTTGTGATTTTAGCCATTATcaagaacaaaaatctgcacTCTCCCATGTACTTTTTTCTCTGCAGCCTTGCAGCAGCTGACATGCTGGTCAGTGTGTCTAATTCCCTGGAGACTATTGTCATTGCCATCTTGAACAACGGCTACCTCATAGTGCACGACAGGTTCATCCAGCTCATGGACAATATCTTTGACTCAATGATCTGCATCTCACTTGTTGCCTCCATTTGTAACTTGCTCGTCATTGCTATTGACAGGTATATCACTATTTTCTATGCTCTGCGCTACCATAGCATCATGTCTGTAAAGAAAGCTTTGACTCTGATCTGCCTGATTTGGGTGGTATGCATATTCTGTggcattatttttattgtgtactCTGAGAGCAAGACTGTGATTGTGTGCCTTATCACCATGTTTTTTGCCATGCTTGTCCTCATGGCCTCTCTTTACGTACACATGTTCATGCTCGCCAGGCTGCACATCAAGCGAATTGCTGCGCTGCCTGTCGAAGGTGTCATGCAGCAGAGAACTTGCATGAAAGGGGCCATCACTATCACAATTCTTCTGGGAGTCTTCATCTGCTGCTGGGCGCCTTTCTTTTTGCACCTAATTCTCATCATCACTTGCCCCAAGAATCCGTACTGTGTCTGCTACATGTCACATTTCACCACCTACCTGGTCCTGATCATGTGCAACTCGGTCATTGACCCCATTATCTATGCCTTCCGGAGTCTGGAGATGCGTAAGACATTCAAGGAGATTATCTGCTGCTATGGACTGAGTTTTAGTGTTCGCTGCCAAGATTTAGACTTGACATCTGCTGGCTGA